The following is a genomic window from Parabacteroides johnsonii DSM 18315.
CAACAGTGTCCCTGCGGAAAAGAAATCAGAGGAAGAACTGATTGCCGAACAGAAAAAACTGGCTGAAACAAGAGAAGCATGAGCATCACCGAAAATATAACAAGACTGAAAGCATCGCTGCCGGCAGGTGTCACGCTGGTGGCGGTCTCCAAGTTCCATCCCGCCGAGGCTTTGCAGGAAGCCTACGATGCCGGACAACGTGTATTTGGTGAAAGCAGGGCCCAAGAATTGACAGCTAAACAAAAAGTCTTGCCCAGTGACATCGAATGGCATTTTATCGGCCCATTGCAAAGCAACAAAGTAAAAGATATTGCCCCGTTCATCCACACGATACACAGCATTGACTCGCTGAAACTATTGCAGGAAGTCAATAAGCAAGCGGCCAAGCATGGCCGCATCGTCCGTGTTCTGCTGGAAATACATGTCGCTCAGGAAGAAGCCAAGCATGGTTTCAGTCCCGACGAATGCCGTGAACTGCTGCACAGTTTATCACCCGAAGCTCTTCCCAACCTCCGGATATGCGGACTGATGGGGATGGCTACAAACACCGACAACACATCACAGATCCAAGATGAGTTCCATAAGATCCATAAACTTTTCACTGAACTGAAAAGCTCGGTATTCAAGGGTGATGAATATTTTTGCGAATTATCGATGGGAATGAGCCATGACTATCCGATCGCTATCCGTGAAGGTAGTACGATGATACGCATAGGAACCAGCATTTTTGGAGAACGGGAATATTGAGTTTTAACCATTTTAAATAACAAGAATAGATAAGGGAGAAAATAATTCTCTATTTTTGTAATCGTTGAACATAATTGAATCTGACATGATTGACATTAAGACACAATATGCGGGACTGACACTTCGTAACCCGCTTATCGTCGGAAGTTCCGGTTTGACAAACAACGCGGAACGAAATAAGGAATTTGAAAAAGCCGGTGCAGGTGCGATCGTACTGAAATCACTCTTCGAAGAGCAGATTGAAATGCAAAGCGATGTGCTGATGCAGGAGTCG
Proteins encoded in this region:
- a CDS encoding YggS family pyridoxal phosphate-dependent enzyme, translating into MSITENITRLKASLPAGVTLVAVSKFHPAEALQEAYDAGQRVFGESRAQELTAKQKVLPSDIEWHFIGPLQSNKVKDIAPFIHTIHSIDSLKLLQEVNKQAAKHGRIVRVLLEIHVAQEEAKHGFSPDECRELLHSLSPEALPNLRICGLMGMATNTDNTSQIQDEFHKIHKLFTELKSSVFKGDEYFCELSMGMSHDYPIAIREGSTMIRIGTSIFGEREY